ttgggggggtccgggcggggggtgggggtctctgagcccggccctgccccccccaggcCCGCGCGCGCGGCAGTtcggggggggcggcggtgggggTGGGGCTGGCGCTGCTGACGTGCGGCCCCCACGTGCTGCACTCGCTGGCGACCACCCTGGGGACGTGGGTGCTGCTGCGGTGCCTGCCCAGGTGGGGGCGGGGGTCTCggggggccctggggctggggggaggggtctcagctgggggggaggggaccctggggccggggggaggggTCTcaggtgggggggaggggtctcagctggggggaggggaccctggggccggggggaggggTCTcagctggggggggaggggtctcagctggggggaggggaccctggggccggggggaggggTCTcaggtggggggggaggggtctcaggtggggggaggggaccctggggccggggggaggggTCTcaggtggggggggaggggaccctggggccggggggaggggTTTCAGTtcggggagggggttgggggtccATGGGGGGGGTCTCAGGTctgggggggggatggggttgggggttggggtcctgggggggggtcctgggtcCAATGGAGGGGGTGTCTCATGTccatgggtgggggtcccaggccCAGGGGGGGTCTGGGGTCATGGGGGGGGGTCCAGGCggcccggggggagggggagggggtgggggaggggcgccCGTGGTTTCGGGTTCGTTATCACCCGCGTTAATCGGGGGGGCCGGAAGGAAGTGCCGCAAAGGCCTGTGGGaaggtgggggttggggggggcggggggggcagcccCGGTGCAttgtgggacccccccccaggtgctggggtggggttgggggtccctggggcggGGGGTTGGGGAGCTCTGGGAGGGGGGGTCaggagggctctgggggtccctgggatgggggaggggtggggtttgggtgggttgggggtccctgggcaggACCTGGGGGTCTCAgaagggggttgggggggtccctgggggggtttgggggacgctgggggggggggttgggggctCGGGAGGGGTCCCTAGGGGGGGTTGGGGCTCCCTGGGGGGGTTGGTGGGCTCGGGAGGGCTCcctgggggggcctgggggctCAGGAGGGGtcggggtccctggggggggttgggggctCAGGAGGGGTCAGGGTCCCTCGGTGGGTTGAGGGGCtcaggaggggtttgggggtccctgggggggttggTGGGCTCGGGAGGGCTCcctgggggggcctgggggctCAGGAGGGGtcggggtccctgggggggttggggggctcAGGAGGGGTCAGGGTCCCTCGGTGGGTTGAGGGGCtcaggaggggtttggggggtcccgggggtccctCGGTGGGTTGAGGGGCTtgggaggggtttgggggtccctgggggggttggTGGGCTCGGGAGGGCTCCctgaggggtttgggggtccctgggggggtcccgggggggttgGGGGCCGCTGTGGGGGTGGGGCAGCCCCGGTGCATTGTGGGATACCCCCCAGGCGCTGCGGGGGGGCCGCCCTGGTGTGGACCTTCGGGTACCTGCTGTTCTTCCGGACGACGGCGCTGTGGGGGgtccccgagccccccccgtACGCCAAcgccctccagctgctgctgaccCTCAaggtggggggtccctggggaggggagggggctggagggggggggggatgggggaagggagcggttttgggggggtcctgagaggagggtgggggaggggagggggctgggggggtccatgggggaggggagggggctggagaggtgggggggggaggggggaagggaaggggggaggggagggggttttggggtcgGGGGGTCGGGggagggggcttggggggggtctggggaggggggtgggggaggggagggcattttgggggtcctggtggggggaggggaaggggttggggggagtCCTTTGGGGgaatgggggggagggggttcggggggtcccggggggatcggggagggggaggggcgcTGGGCGGGCACCAGGGAATCCAAAGTGGGCGTGGCCTGGCTCGGGGGGGCGTGGCTACCGGTTtggggtggggcagggatggagcccagGGAAGGGGCGGGGTTAGGGTGGGTGGGGCGGTTTGGGGGCGGGGCTGGTGAGGGCGTGGTCACGTGGGCGGAGCCTCAGCTGCGTGGCCCCGCCCCCAGATGGTGAGCCTGGCCAGTGACGTGCAGGAGCTGCGGGAGGCGGGGGAGAAGGTGGTGACATcagagaagggggaggagaTGATGGCCTGCCTACAACGCTGCCCGGGATTGGTCGAGATCCTCTGCTACAGCTACTGTTACCTGGGACTGCTGACGGGTGAGGGGCGGGGCTGAGCCGGGTGGGGCACGGCCCCCGGACATGTGGGGCCCAGAGGATCCATGGGTCCCTGTGGGTGGATTTGTGGGTCCCTGTGGGTccatggggcgctgtgggtctGTGGGTCACTGTGGGTCTCTGTGGTTGGATCCGTGGGTCCGTGGGACACTGTGGGTCTCTGTGGGTCCCTGGGTTGCTGTAGGTGGGTCTGTGGGTCACCGTGGATCTGTGGGTCTCTCTGGATGGGTCCATGGGTCACTGTGGGTCCGTGGGTCACTGTGGGTGGGTCCGCGGGTCACCGTGGGTCTCTGTGGGTCCGTGGGTATCTCTGGGTTGGTCCGTGGGTCTGTGGGTCTCTGTGGGTCACTGTGGGTCGCTGTGGGTGGGTCCGTGGGTCTCTGTGGGTCCATGGGTCTCTGTGGGTGGGTACGTGGGTCTCTGTGGGTCCGTGGGTCTTTGTGGGTCTCTGTGGGTGGGTACGTGGGTCTCTGTGGGTCCGTGGGCCGCTGCGGGTGGGTCCGTGGGTCGCTGTGGGTCGCTGCGGGTGGGTCCGTGGGTCGCTGCGGGTGGGTCCGTGGGTCTCTGTGTGTCCGTGGGTCGCTGCGGGTGGGTCCGTGGGTCTCTGTGGGGTGCTGCGGGTGGGTCCGTGGGTCGCCGAGGGTCGCCGACGCCCCTCCCCCGCAGGTCCCTTCTACCGCTTCGGCACCCACCAGGACTGGGTGCGGGGCCCGGTGCCGGCGGCCTCGTGGCGGCGGGTGCTGGGGCGGGTGCGGTGGGCGCCggcgctgggggcgctgggggagggggcggcgcgGCTCTTCCCGCTGGGGGGGCTGGGCGAGCCCGGCTTCGCGGCGCGGCCCTTCGCCTCCCGCCTCTGCTACGTGGCGGCCGTGTTCTTCGCCTTCCGCATGCGCTTCTACGTGGGCTGGCTCTGCGCGGAGGCCGCCTGCCTCGCCGCCGCCTTCGGGGGGTACCCCCCggcgcagccccccgccccggctgcGGGCCCACCCggccctgcccccgcccccgccggtgaggggctgcggggggcggggggggacggggggggtggggggaaatggggggacATGGGAGGACATGGGGTGACATGgggggggacgtggggtggggggacatggggggatatgggggggtggggacatgggggatggggcagggggcagtgggggtggggggacatggggggatatgggggggtggggacatGGGATATGGGGGGACATGGATATGGGGGGACATGGGATTGGGGGGACATGGGattggggggacatggggggatatgggggggtggggacatgggggatggggcagggggcagtgggggtggggggacatgggggacatggggggggacatggggggggacatgggggatatgggggggtggggacatGGAGCAcatgggggggacatggggggatatggggggggtggggcggggggcagtgggggatggggggacatggagggatatggggggcgggtgggggatatgggggcgggggggatgtgggggggacatggggcacatgggggggacatggggggatatggggggcagggggacgtggggggacatgggggtgggggatgggtgGGGTGACACGGGAtggggggggccgcgggggtGGGGACACACGTGGGGACACGCGGTTTCGGGGCCGGGGGTACCTGGGGTGTGGCCGCCTTCCCCCACTGACCCCGTGACCCCTGGTGACCCCATGACCCCCCACTGACCCCGTGACCCTTGTGACTCCCGCTACCCCGTGACCCCTGATGACCCCATGACCCCTCGTGACCCTGCTGTGACTCGTTACTCCACTGGCCCTACTGACCCTTGACCCCGATGACCCCATGACCCCACTGACCCTGTGACCCCACTGACCCCGTGGCCCCCGATGACCCTGTGACCCCCGATGACCCCATGGCCCCACTAACCCCATGGCCCCCGATGACCCCGTGGCCCCACTGACCCCGTGACCCCCGATGACCCCGTGGCCCCACTAACCCCATGGCCCCCGATGACCCCGTGGCCCCACTGACCCCGTGGCCCCACTGACCCCGTGACCCCCGATGACCCCGTGGCCCCACTGACCCCGATGACCCCTGATAACCCCGTGGCCCCCAATGACCCCGTGACCCCATTGACCCCGTGACCCCACTGACCCCGTGACCCCCGATGACCCCGTGGCCCCCGATGACCCCGTGGCCCCACTGACCCCGTGGCCCCACTGACCCCGATGACCCCGATGACCCCTGATAACCCCGTGGCCCCCACTGACCCCGTGACCCCCGATGACCCCGTGACCCCCGATGACCCCGTGGCCCCACTGACCCCGATGACCCTGTGACCCCTGATAACCCCGTGGCCCCCAATGACCCCGTGACCCCACTGACCCCGTGACCCCTGATGACCCCGTGGCCCCTGGTGACCCCGTGGCCCCCGATGACCCCGTGGCCCCCGATGACCCCGTGGCCCCACTGACCCCGTGGCCCCCGATGACCCCATGGCCCCCGATGACCCCGTGGCCCCCGATGACCCCGTGGCCCCCGATGACCCCATGGCCCCCGATGACCCCGGGTGACCCCGCAGGGGGGAGGAGCCGCCGGCCGAGCTGTGGGACTTCGAGACCATCCGCACCGTGGACCCGCTGGGCACCGAGTGCTGCCAGCGCGTGCGCGACGGGCTGCGGCGCTGGAACATGACGGTGCAGTGGTGGCTGGCGCACTACGTCCacccccgcggcccccccgggccccccgcccTGCGGTACGGCCCCGGGGGgcgctggggacactgggaatGGAACTGGGGGCACTAGGAGGGTTAcagggagcactgggagggggactgggggcactgggagggggactaggggaactgggagggggactaggggcactgggggagggggactgggggcactgggggagggggactgggggcactgggggagggggactgggggcactgggagcactgggggagggggactgggggcactgggagggggactaggggaactgggaggggcactgggagcagtgggggcactgggagggggactgggggcactgggggagggggactgggggcactgggagcactgggaggggcactgggagcagtgggggcactgggaggggcacagggggagcagtgggggcactgggaggggcacggggagcagtgggggcactgggaggggcacagggggagcagtgggggcactgggagcactgggaggggcccagggggagcagtgggggcactgggagcactgggaggggcatggggagcagtgggggcactgggaggggcacagggggagcagtgggggcactgggaggggcacagggggagcagtgggggcactgggagcactgggagggggactaggggcactgggaggggcactgggggagcagtgggggcactgggaggggcacagggggagcagtgggggcactgggagcactgggaggggcccagggggagcagtgggggcactgggagcactgggagtgGGACTAGGGGAACTGGGAGGGGCActgggggagcagtgggggcactgggaggggcacagggggagcagtgggggcactgggaggggcccagggggagcagtgggggcactgggaggggcacggggagcagtgggggcactgggaggggcacagggggagcagtgggggcactgggagcactgggaggggcccagggggagcagtgggggcactgggagcactgggagggggactaggggaactgggaggggcactgggggagcagtgggggcactgggaggggcccagggggagcagtgggggcactgggagcacctCGCAGGCCTCACGgccagggttgggggggggcacgggggggacGGGACCCCCACCCCGCGCTCCTGGGGCAACCCCTCCCCCCGTAACCCCCCTAACCCCCCCCAGGGCCGCCTGGACCATGCTGGTCTCGGCCTACTGGCACGGCCTGCACGCCGGCTACTACCTGAGCTTCCTGAGCGTGCCGCTGTGGCTGGCGGCCGAGCGGGCGGCGCTgggcgggcggggggccgggcggggggccgggcggggggcggcgctgGCCGCCCGCCTCCTCACCATGCGGGCCTTCGAGTACCTGTGCGCGGGCTTCGTGCTGCGGGACGGCGCCGCCACCCTGCGCTGCTGGGCCGCCCTCGGCTTCTGcctccacctcctgcccctcGGCGCGCTGCTCGCCGCCCCCCTGCTGCGGCCCGCCCCCCTCGACCCCGAtacggggggcggcgggggcacccccgcccccggggaccccagtttgaggaagaggagggaccCCCCCACTCCCCTGGACCCTGAtattggggagggggagggcacCCCCGCCCCCGGAGACCCCAatctgaggaagaggagggacgTCCCTACCCCCTGGGACCCCAAtattggggagggggagggcacCCCCGCCCCCGGGGACCCCAatttgaggaagaggagggacgTCCCTACCCCCTGGGACCCCAATAttggggagagggaggacaCCCCCGCCCCCCTAGACTCAAATATAGGGAACAGCAGGGGCACCCCTACCCCCCTAGACCCCGAtatgggggagggggagggcacCCCCGCCCCCGGAGACCCCAatctgaggaagaggagggacgCCCCTACCCCCTGGGACCCCAAtattggggagggggagggcacccccgccccccctaGACTCAAATATAGGGAACAGCGGGGGCACCCCTACCACCCTAGACCCCGAtatgggggagggggagggcacccccaccccactAGACTCTGAtatgggggagggggagggcacccccacccctggggacaccaatttgaggaagaggagggggacCCTCACCACCCCGGACCCCAATATGGAGGCAGGGGGGGCACCCCAATCCCAGGGGACCCCCatgtgaggaagaggagggaccccacacacacactcccagGCTCCGCAGCTGGGtgaaaggggggtggggggcgttAAGGACCCCGcccaggg
The DNA window shown above is from Phalacrocorax carbo unplaced genomic scaffold, bPhaCar2.1 SCAFFOLD_469, whole genome shotgun sequence and carries:
- the MBOAT7 gene encoding lysophospholipid acyltransferase 7, with the translated sequence RPCPPQARARGSSGGAAVGVGLALLTCGPHVLHSLATTLGTWVLLRCLPRRCGGAALVWTFGYLLFFRTTALWGVPEPPPYANALQLLLTLKMVSLASDVQELREAGEKVVTSEKGEEMMACLQRCPGLVEILCYSYCYLGLLTGPFYRFGTHQDWVRGPVPAASWRRVLGRVRWAPALGALGEGAARLFPLGGLGEPGFAARPFASRLCYVAAVFFAFRMRFYVGWLCAEAACLAAAFGGYPPAQPPAPAAGPPGPAPAPAGEGLRGAGGDGGGGGKWGDMGGHGVTWGGTGEEPPAELWDFETIRTVDPLGTECCQRVRDGLRRWNMTVQWWLAHYVHPRGPPGPPALRAAWTMLVSAYWHGLHAGYYLSFLSVPLWLAAERAALGGRGAGRGAGRGAALAARLLTMRAFEYLCAGFVLRDGAATLRCWAALGFCLHLLPLGALLAAPLLRPAPLDPDTGGGGGTPAPGDPSLRKRRDPPTPLDPDIGEGEGTPAPGDPNLRKRRDVPTPWDPNIGEGEGTPAPGDPNLRKRRDVPTPWDPNIGEREDTPAPLDSNIGNSRGTPTPLDPDMGEGEGTPAPGDPNLRKRRDAPTPWDPNIGEGEGTPAPPRLKYREQRGHPYHPRPRYGGGGGHPHPTRL